The Bos taurus isolate L1 Dominette 01449 registration number 42190680 breed Hereford chromosome 13, ARS-UCD2.0, whole genome shotgun sequence genome contains a region encoding:
- the MKKS gene encoding molecular chaperone MKKS isoform X1, whose product MSRLEAKKPSICRSDPLTGERARASLAALKGLVMSCYGPAGRLKQLHNGRGGSVVTTSQSAALLAGLPVSHPVLKVLTAAVRNHVACFSDGGLFTAILCCNLVENVQRLGLAPTTVIKLNKHLLSLCTSYLKSEGCACRIPVDFSSTQILLSLVRSILTSKPACMLIAKEVDHISTLILRAFLLTIPENAQEHIILGKSIIVPLKGQRVIDSAVLPGILIEVSEVQLMKILPIKKSDSFKVALFCVSLSGDLSDTGEGTLLVSYGVSLENAALDQLFNLGKQLVSDHVDLVLCQKVIHPSLKQFLRTHHVIAVDRIGVSLMEPLSKVTGTWPIGSLGSISPSSYGSVKDLCIAKFGCKHFFHLIPNKTTICSLLLCNRNDTAWDELKLTCQTALHALQLTIKDPYALLGGGCTETHLVAYIRHKTRNEPESVLRDERCSQTELQLITEAFCSALESLAGSLEHDGGEILTDSKYGHFWSVQANLPSAVNWPDLPSRCGCGLYSSQEELSWSFLRSARHPFPPQTCLSREATGSADTLTLDCFTAKLSGLQVAVETASLILDLSCVIEDTN is encoded by the exons ATGTCTCGTTTAGAAGCTAAAAAGCCCTCTATCTGCAGAAGTGACCCCCTGACGGGCGAGCGTGCCAGGGCCAGCCTGGCGGCCTTGAAGGGCCTCGTCATGTCGTGCTACGGCCCAGCGGGCAGGCTGAAGCAGCTGCACAACGGCCGGGGCGGCTCCGTGGTCACCACGTCCCAGTCGGCTGCCCTCCTCGCCGGCCTGCCCGTCAGCCACCCCGTGTTAAAGGTCCTGACGGCCGCCGTGCGGAATCACGTGGCCTGCTTCAGCGATGGCGGCTTATTCACAGCCATTCTTTGCTGCAACCTTGTCGAAAATGTTCAGAGACTAGGCTTGGCACCCACCACGgttattaagttaaataagcatctTTTGAGCCTCTGCACCAGTTACTTGAAATCTGAGGGCTGTGCTTGCCGAATCCCAGTCGACTTTAGTAGCACCCAGATCCTCCTGAGTTTGGTACGCAGCATATTAACAAGTAAACCTGCCTGCATGCTCATCGCAAAGGAAGTTGACCATATCAGTACTCTGATTCTGAGAGCCTTTCTGCTTACAATTCCAGAGAACGCCCAAGAGCACATCATTTTAGGAAAGAGTATAATTGTTCCTTTAAAAGGGCAAAGGGTTATAGATTCTGCTGTGTTACCTGGAATACTTATTGAAGTATCAGAAGTTCAATTGATGAAGATACTACCTATCAAAAAATCAGATTCCTTCAAGGTGGCCCTCTTTTGTGTGTCTTTATCCGGAGACCTTTCTGATACTGGAGAAGGAACACTGTTGGTCAGTTACGGAGTTTCTCTTGAAAATGCAGCTCTGGACCAGTTGTTTAACCTAGGAAAACAACTAGTTAGTGACCATGTAGATCTTGTCTTGTGTCAAAAAGTTATACACCCATCTTTGAAACAGTTTCTCAGAACTCATCATGTTATTGCTGTAGACAGAATTGGCGTGTCTCTGATGGAACCCCTGAGTAAAGTGACAG gaacatGGCCTATTGGTTCCTTGGGCTCAATCTCCCCCAGTAGTTATGGAAGTGTAAAAGATTTGTGCATTGCAAAGTTTGGctgcaaacatttttttcatcttaTTCCTAACAAAACAACTATCTGTAGCCTGCTTCTCTGCAACAGAAATGACACAGCCTGGGATGAGCTGAAG cTCACGTGTCAAACAGCACTGCATGCTTTGCAGTTAACAATCAAGGACCCGTATGCTTTGTTGGGAGGTGGCTGTACTGAAACTCATCTGGTGGCATATATCAGACACAAG ACCCGTAATGAGCCAGAAAGTGTTCTTCGAGATGAGAGATGCTCTCAGACAGAACTCCAGCTGATCACTGAAGCATTCTGCAGCGCACTTGAATCTCTCGCTGGCTCTCTAGAGCACGACGGAGGTGAAATTCTTACCGATAGCAAATACGGACACTTCTGGTCGGTTCAGGCCAATTTGCCTTCTGCTGTGAACTGGCCAGATTTGCCTTCCAGATGTGGCTGTGGACTCTACAGCAGCCAGGAAGAACTCAGCTGGTCCTTCCTAAGAAGTGCTCGTCATCCCTTCCCACCGCAAACCTGCCTTTCCCGTGAAGCCACAGGCTCGGCCGACACCCTGACCTTGGACTGCTTTACCGCGAAGCTTAGTGGCCTGCAGGTGGCTGTGGAGACTGCCAGTTTGATTTTGGATCTTTCATGTGTCATTGAAGATACAAACTGA
- the LOC132346871 gene encoding uncharacterized protein, whose product MKNSSWIRKNWLLVAVVSFIGVHLGTYFIQRAAKQSVKSQPEGKQKNLNNEVK is encoded by the coding sequence atgaaaaatagCAGTTGGATCAGAAAGAACTGGCTTCTTGTAGCTGTGGTTTCCTTCATAGGTGTCCATCTTGGAACGTATTTTATACAGAGGGCTGCAAAACAGTCTGTAAAGTCTCAGCCTGAAGGCAAACAAAAGAATTTGaataatgaagtaaaataa